A stretch of the Denticeps clupeoides chromosome 6, fDenClu1.1, whole genome shotgun sequence genome encodes the following:
- the trpc6a gene encoding short transient receptor potential channel 6a isoform X3, giving the protein MNQHRAAALQESRSTEKWIQSWDNLLTDKEFGEDFSRSGNGHQLCQSDHQTLGCQFVAKSRRQAVRGAAYMFNPDPYSLSHREERFLDAAEYGNIPVVRRMLEEIPDLNVNCVNYMGQNGLQLAVANEHLEVTELLLQKDNLARIGDALLLAISKGYIRIVEAILCHHAFADAKRLTVSPSQVAILDDFFAYDEDGTRFSHDITPIILASHCHEFEIVHILLGKGACIDLPHDYFCTCDTCNYHQKYDSFSHSRSRINAYKGLASPAYLCLSNEDPVLAALELSSELASLANIEKEFKNDYKRLSLQCKDFVVGLLDLCRSTEEVEAILNGEVDESSEVPGRPSLIRLKLALKYELKKFVAHPNCQQQLLSIWYENLSGLRQQTTAVKILVVLAIAMGLPFLAMVYWVAPCSKLGKVMRGPFLKFVAHAASFTIFLGLLVLNAADRFGGTKLLPNMTIHDRPTQLFRMKTTPFTWMEMLIICWVIGMIWAECKEIWTQGPREYLSELWNMLDFGMLAIFVASFIARLMAFWHACLAQNYVDAHYTDLTNITLPVEIEYFRLARINWLPSDPQLVSEGLYAIAVVLSFSRIAYILPANESFGPLQISLGRTVKDIFKFMVIFILVFLAFMIGMFNLYSYYLGAKQNDAFTTVEESFKTLFWAIFGLSEVKSVIVNNGHKFIENIGYVLYGVYNVTMVVVLLNMLIAMINSSFQEIEMLSGNLLVPNCGSLTLRKAELYLCPLTWYPVQSLF; this is encoded by the exons ATGAATCAGCACAGAGCTGCTGCTCTGCAGGAGAGTCGTAGTACTGAGAAATGGATCCAAAGTTGGGACAACCTGCTGACAGACAAAGAGTTTGGGGAAGACTTTTCCAGAAGTGGTAATGGACATCAGCTCTG TCAGAGTGACCACCAGACTCTGGGTTGTCAGTTTGTGGCTAAGAGCAGAAGACAGGCAGTGCGTGGAGCAGCCTACATGTTCAACCCAGACCCTTATAGCCTGAGCCACAGAGAAGAACGTTTTCTTGATGCAGCAGAGTACGGAAACATCCCAGTGGTTCGTCGGATGCTGGAAGAAATTCCTGATCTTAATGTGAACTGTGTGAATTACATGGGCCAGAATGGCCTGCAGCTTGCTGTAGCCAATGAGCACCTGGAAGTCACAGAGCTCCTGCTGCAGAAAGACAACCTGGCTCGAATTGGTGATGCTCTCCTGCTAGCCATAAGCAAAGGCTACATAAGGATAGTGGAAGCTATCTTGTGTCACCACGCTTTTGCTGATGCCAAGAGACTAACTGTCAGTCCCAGTCAGGTGGCCATACTGGATGATTTTTTTGCCTATGACGAAGATGGCACACGCTTCTCTCATGACATCACCCCAATTATCCTAGCCTCCCACTGCCATGAGTTTGAGATAGTGCACATTCTCTTGGGTAAGGGTGCCTGTATTGATCTGCCTCACGACTACTTCTGCACTTGTGACACGTGCAATTATCACCAGAAATATGACTCATTTAGTCATTCACGCTCACGTATCAATGCCTATAAGGGCCTTGCCAGTCCTGCTTACCTCTGTCTGTCCAATGAAGACCCAGTTTTGGCTGCTCTGGAGCTCAGCAGTGAGCTTGCATCATTAGCCAACATCGAGAAGGAATTCAAG AATGATTACAAGAGACTCTctctacagtgcaaagactTTGTTGTGGGACTTCTGGACTTGTGCAGGAGTACAGAGGAAGTAGAAGCCATTTTGAACGGTGAAGTTGATGAAAGTAGTGAAGTTCCTGGCCGACCAAGTCTCATTAGACTAAAATTAGCACTAAAATACGAACTGAAAAAG TTTGTTGCTCATCCCAACTGTCAGCAACAGCTTCTATCCATTTGGTATGAAAACTTGTCTGGACTTCGACAGCAGACAACAGCAGTCAAGATCTTGGTTGTTCTGGCTATTGCAATGGGTCTGCCATTCCTGGCCATGGTCTACTGGGTTGCACCATGCAGTAAG TTGGGGAAGGTCATGCGTGGCCCCTTTTTGAAATTTGTGGCTCATGCAGCCTCATTCACAATTTTCCTTGGACTTCTTGTTCTGAATGCGGCTGACCGCTTTGGTGGAACAAAACTTCTGCCAAACATGACAATCCATGACAGGCCAACACAGCTGTTCAGAATGAAGACCACTCCATTCACATGGATGGAAATGCTTATAATTTGCTGGGTCATAG GAATGATTTGGGCAGAATGTAAAGAGATTTGGACCCAGGGCCCACGTGAATATCTTTCAGAGCTATGGAACATGCTGGATTTTGGAATGTTGGCCATTTTTGTGGCATCGTTCATAGCCCGTTTAATGGCCTTTTGGCATGCATGTCTGGCCCAGAACTATGTTGATGCTCACTACACAGATCTAACCAACATTACCCTCCCAGTAGAGATTGAATATTTCCGGCTAg CCCGCATTAACTGGCTACCATCAGACCCTCAGCTTGTTTCTGAGGGCCTCTATGCCATTGCCGTGGTTCTTAGTTTTTCTCGGATTGCCTATATTCTGCCAGCCAATGAGAGCTTTGGGCCACTGCAGATATCCTTGGGCAGGACAGTGAAAGATATCTTCAAATTTATGGTCATCTTCATCCTTGTCTTTTTGGCCTTCATGATTGGGATGTTTAACCTGTACTCTTACTACCTGGGGGCCAAACAGAATGATGCCTTCACCAc TGTAGAAGAAAgctttaaaactttattttggGCCATTTTTGGACTTTCTGAGGTTAAATCTGTTATCGTCAACAATGGACACAAGTTCATAGAGAATATAGGATATGTGCTCTACGGTGTGTACAACGTCACCATGGTGGTTGTCTTGCTCAACATGCTTATAGCCATGATCAACAGTTCCTTTCAGGAAATTGAG ATGTTGAGTGGAAATTTGCTCGTGCCAAACTGTGGTTCACTTACTTTGAGGAAGGCAGAACTCTACCTGTGCCCTTTAACCTGGTACCCAGTCCAAAGTCTTTTCTGA
- the trpc6a gene encoding short transient receptor potential channel 6a isoform X2 produces MNQHRAAALQESRSTEKWIQSWDNLLTDKEFGEDFSRSGNGHQLCQSDHQTLGCQFVAKSRRQAVRGAAYMFNPDPYSLSHREERFLDAAEYGNIPVVRRMLEEIPDLNVNCVNYMGQNGLQLAVANEHLEVTELLLQKDNLARIGDALLLAISKGYIRIVEAILCHHAFADAKRLTVSPSQVAILDDFFAYDEDGTRFSHDITPIILASHCHEFEIVHILLGKGACIDLPHDYFCTCDTCNYHQKYDSFSHSRSRINAYKGLASPAYLCLSNEDPVLAALELSSELASLANIEKEFKCKDFVVGLLDLCRSTEEVEAILNGEVDESSEVPGRPSLIRLKLALKYELKKFVAHPNCQQQLLSIWYENLSGLRQQTTAVKILVVLAIAMGLPFLAMVYWVAPCSKLGKVMRGPFLKFVAHAASFTIFLGLLVLNAADRFGGTKLLPNMTIHDRPTQLFRMKTTPFTWMEMLIICWVIGMIWAECKEIWTQGPREYLSELWNMLDFGMLAIFVASFIARLMAFWHACLAQNYVDAHYTDLTNITLPVEIEYFRLARINWLPSDPQLVSEGLYAIAVVLSFSRIAYILPANESFGPLQISLGRTVKDIFKFMVIFILVFLAFMIGMFNLYSYYLGAKQNDAFTTVEESFKTLFWAIFGLSEVKSVIVNNGHKFIENIGYVLYGVYNVTMVVVLLNMLIAMINSSFQEIEGDADVEWKFARAKLWFTYFEEGRTLPVPFNLVPSPKSFLMIAMGTKSLFMDLIQSQMAKGESEMNELSEKRDGSSSRPSRYQKIMKRLIKRYIIKAQSDRESDEVNEGELKEIKQDISSLRFELLEEKSHNLKELAELIRRLEEKL; encoded by the exons ATGAATCAGCACAGAGCTGCTGCTCTGCAGGAGAGTCGTAGTACTGAGAAATGGATCCAAAGTTGGGACAACCTGCTGACAGACAAAGAGTTTGGGGAAGACTTTTCCAGAAGTGGTAATGGACATCAGCTCTG TCAGAGTGACCACCAGACTCTGGGTTGTCAGTTTGTGGCTAAGAGCAGAAGACAGGCAGTGCGTGGAGCAGCCTACATGTTCAACCCAGACCCTTATAGCCTGAGCCACAGAGAAGAACGTTTTCTTGATGCAGCAGAGTACGGAAACATCCCAGTGGTTCGTCGGATGCTGGAAGAAATTCCTGATCTTAATGTGAACTGTGTGAATTACATGGGCCAGAATGGCCTGCAGCTTGCTGTAGCCAATGAGCACCTGGAAGTCACAGAGCTCCTGCTGCAGAAAGACAACCTGGCTCGAATTGGTGATGCTCTCCTGCTAGCCATAAGCAAAGGCTACATAAGGATAGTGGAAGCTATCTTGTGTCACCACGCTTTTGCTGATGCCAAGAGACTAACTGTCAGTCCCAGTCAGGTGGCCATACTGGATGATTTTTTTGCCTATGACGAAGATGGCACACGCTTCTCTCATGACATCACCCCAATTATCCTAGCCTCCCACTGCCATGAGTTTGAGATAGTGCACATTCTCTTGGGTAAGGGTGCCTGTATTGATCTGCCTCACGACTACTTCTGCACTTGTGACACGTGCAATTATCACCAGAAATATGACTCATTTAGTCATTCACGCTCACGTATCAATGCCTATAAGGGCCTTGCCAGTCCTGCTTACCTCTGTCTGTCCAATGAAGACCCAGTTTTGGCTGCTCTGGAGCTCAGCAGTGAGCTTGCATCATTAGCCAACATCGAGAAGGAATTCAAG tgcaaagactTTGTTGTGGGACTTCTGGACTTGTGCAGGAGTACAGAGGAAGTAGAAGCCATTTTGAACGGTGAAGTTGATGAAAGTAGTGAAGTTCCTGGCCGACCAAGTCTCATTAGACTAAAATTAGCACTAAAATACGAACTGAAAAAG TTTGTTGCTCATCCCAACTGTCAGCAACAGCTTCTATCCATTTGGTATGAAAACTTGTCTGGACTTCGACAGCAGACAACAGCAGTCAAGATCTTGGTTGTTCTGGCTATTGCAATGGGTCTGCCATTCCTGGCCATGGTCTACTGGGTTGCACCATGCAGTAAG TTGGGGAAGGTCATGCGTGGCCCCTTTTTGAAATTTGTGGCTCATGCAGCCTCATTCACAATTTTCCTTGGACTTCTTGTTCTGAATGCGGCTGACCGCTTTGGTGGAACAAAACTTCTGCCAAACATGACAATCCATGACAGGCCAACACAGCTGTTCAGAATGAAGACCACTCCATTCACATGGATGGAAATGCTTATAATTTGCTGGGTCATAG GAATGATTTGGGCAGAATGTAAAGAGATTTGGACCCAGGGCCCACGTGAATATCTTTCAGAGCTATGGAACATGCTGGATTTTGGAATGTTGGCCATTTTTGTGGCATCGTTCATAGCCCGTTTAATGGCCTTTTGGCATGCATGTCTGGCCCAGAACTATGTTGATGCTCACTACACAGATCTAACCAACATTACCCTCCCAGTAGAGATTGAATATTTCCGGCTAg CCCGCATTAACTGGCTACCATCAGACCCTCAGCTTGTTTCTGAGGGCCTCTATGCCATTGCCGTGGTTCTTAGTTTTTCTCGGATTGCCTATATTCTGCCAGCCAATGAGAGCTTTGGGCCACTGCAGATATCCTTGGGCAGGACAGTGAAAGATATCTTCAAATTTATGGTCATCTTCATCCTTGTCTTTTTGGCCTTCATGATTGGGATGTTTAACCTGTACTCTTACTACCTGGGGGCCAAACAGAATGATGCCTTCACCAc TGTAGAAGAAAgctttaaaactttattttggGCCATTTTTGGACTTTCTGAGGTTAAATCTGTTATCGTCAACAATGGACACAAGTTCATAGAGAATATAGGATATGTGCTCTACGGTGTGTACAACGTCACCATGGTGGTTGTCTTGCTCAACATGCTTATAGCCATGATCAACAGTTCCTTTCAGGAAATTGAG GGCGACGCAGATGTTGAGTGGAAATTTGCTCGTGCCAAACTGTGGTTCACTTACTTTGAGGAAGGCAGAACTCTACCTGTGCCCTTTAACCTGGTACCCAGTCCAAAGTCTTTTCTGATGATCGCTATGGGAACCAAATCCCTCTTCATGGATCTCATCCAGAGTCAGATGGCAAAGGGGGAGTCAGAGATGAATGAG CTGAGCGAAAAACGAGATGGAAGTTCATCACGACCAAGCAGATACCAG AAGATCATGAAGCGACTGATTAAGAGATACATAATCAAAGCACAGAGTGACAGGGAGAGCGATGAAGTCAATGAAG GTGAACTAAAGGAGATCAAACAGGACATTTCAAGTTTGCGTTTTGAGTTGCTGGAAGAAAAATCCCACAACTTAAAGGAACTTGCTGAGCTCATCAGGCGACTTGAGGAGAAACTGTAG
- the trpc6a gene encoding short transient receptor potential channel 6a isoform X1 codes for MNQHRAAALQESRSTEKWIQSWDNLLTDKEFGEDFSRSGNGHQLCQSDHQTLGCQFVAKSRRQAVRGAAYMFNPDPYSLSHREERFLDAAEYGNIPVVRRMLEEIPDLNVNCVNYMGQNGLQLAVANEHLEVTELLLQKDNLARIGDALLLAISKGYIRIVEAILCHHAFADAKRLTVSPSQVAILDDFFAYDEDGTRFSHDITPIILASHCHEFEIVHILLGKGACIDLPHDYFCTCDTCNYHQKYDSFSHSRSRINAYKGLASPAYLCLSNEDPVLAALELSSELASLANIEKEFKNDYKRLSLQCKDFVVGLLDLCRSTEEVEAILNGEVDESSEVPGRPSLIRLKLALKYELKKFVAHPNCQQQLLSIWYENLSGLRQQTTAVKILVVLAIAMGLPFLAMVYWVAPCSKLGKVMRGPFLKFVAHAASFTIFLGLLVLNAADRFGGTKLLPNMTIHDRPTQLFRMKTTPFTWMEMLIICWVIGMIWAECKEIWTQGPREYLSELWNMLDFGMLAIFVASFIARLMAFWHACLAQNYVDAHYTDLTNITLPVEIEYFRLARINWLPSDPQLVSEGLYAIAVVLSFSRIAYILPANESFGPLQISLGRTVKDIFKFMVIFILVFLAFMIGMFNLYSYYLGAKQNDAFTTVEESFKTLFWAIFGLSEVKSVIVNNGHKFIENIGYVLYGVYNVTMVVVLLNMLIAMINSSFQEIEGDADVEWKFARAKLWFTYFEEGRTLPVPFNLVPSPKSFLMIAMGTKSLFMDLIQSQMAKGESEMNELSEKRDGSSSRPSRYQKIMKRLIKRYIIKAQSDRESDEVNEGELKEIKQDISSLRFELLEEKSHNLKELAELIRRLEEKL; via the exons ATGAATCAGCACAGAGCTGCTGCTCTGCAGGAGAGTCGTAGTACTGAGAAATGGATCCAAAGTTGGGACAACCTGCTGACAGACAAAGAGTTTGGGGAAGACTTTTCCAGAAGTGGTAATGGACATCAGCTCTG TCAGAGTGACCACCAGACTCTGGGTTGTCAGTTTGTGGCTAAGAGCAGAAGACAGGCAGTGCGTGGAGCAGCCTACATGTTCAACCCAGACCCTTATAGCCTGAGCCACAGAGAAGAACGTTTTCTTGATGCAGCAGAGTACGGAAACATCCCAGTGGTTCGTCGGATGCTGGAAGAAATTCCTGATCTTAATGTGAACTGTGTGAATTACATGGGCCAGAATGGCCTGCAGCTTGCTGTAGCCAATGAGCACCTGGAAGTCACAGAGCTCCTGCTGCAGAAAGACAACCTGGCTCGAATTGGTGATGCTCTCCTGCTAGCCATAAGCAAAGGCTACATAAGGATAGTGGAAGCTATCTTGTGTCACCACGCTTTTGCTGATGCCAAGAGACTAACTGTCAGTCCCAGTCAGGTGGCCATACTGGATGATTTTTTTGCCTATGACGAAGATGGCACACGCTTCTCTCATGACATCACCCCAATTATCCTAGCCTCCCACTGCCATGAGTTTGAGATAGTGCACATTCTCTTGGGTAAGGGTGCCTGTATTGATCTGCCTCACGACTACTTCTGCACTTGTGACACGTGCAATTATCACCAGAAATATGACTCATTTAGTCATTCACGCTCACGTATCAATGCCTATAAGGGCCTTGCCAGTCCTGCTTACCTCTGTCTGTCCAATGAAGACCCAGTTTTGGCTGCTCTGGAGCTCAGCAGTGAGCTTGCATCATTAGCCAACATCGAGAAGGAATTCAAG AATGATTACAAGAGACTCTctctacagtgcaaagactTTGTTGTGGGACTTCTGGACTTGTGCAGGAGTACAGAGGAAGTAGAAGCCATTTTGAACGGTGAAGTTGATGAAAGTAGTGAAGTTCCTGGCCGACCAAGTCTCATTAGACTAAAATTAGCACTAAAATACGAACTGAAAAAG TTTGTTGCTCATCCCAACTGTCAGCAACAGCTTCTATCCATTTGGTATGAAAACTTGTCTGGACTTCGACAGCAGACAACAGCAGTCAAGATCTTGGTTGTTCTGGCTATTGCAATGGGTCTGCCATTCCTGGCCATGGTCTACTGGGTTGCACCATGCAGTAAG TTGGGGAAGGTCATGCGTGGCCCCTTTTTGAAATTTGTGGCTCATGCAGCCTCATTCACAATTTTCCTTGGACTTCTTGTTCTGAATGCGGCTGACCGCTTTGGTGGAACAAAACTTCTGCCAAACATGACAATCCATGACAGGCCAACACAGCTGTTCAGAATGAAGACCACTCCATTCACATGGATGGAAATGCTTATAATTTGCTGGGTCATAG GAATGATTTGGGCAGAATGTAAAGAGATTTGGACCCAGGGCCCACGTGAATATCTTTCAGAGCTATGGAACATGCTGGATTTTGGAATGTTGGCCATTTTTGTGGCATCGTTCATAGCCCGTTTAATGGCCTTTTGGCATGCATGTCTGGCCCAGAACTATGTTGATGCTCACTACACAGATCTAACCAACATTACCCTCCCAGTAGAGATTGAATATTTCCGGCTAg CCCGCATTAACTGGCTACCATCAGACCCTCAGCTTGTTTCTGAGGGCCTCTATGCCATTGCCGTGGTTCTTAGTTTTTCTCGGATTGCCTATATTCTGCCAGCCAATGAGAGCTTTGGGCCACTGCAGATATCCTTGGGCAGGACAGTGAAAGATATCTTCAAATTTATGGTCATCTTCATCCTTGTCTTTTTGGCCTTCATGATTGGGATGTTTAACCTGTACTCTTACTACCTGGGGGCCAAACAGAATGATGCCTTCACCAc TGTAGAAGAAAgctttaaaactttattttggGCCATTTTTGGACTTTCTGAGGTTAAATCTGTTATCGTCAACAATGGACACAAGTTCATAGAGAATATAGGATATGTGCTCTACGGTGTGTACAACGTCACCATGGTGGTTGTCTTGCTCAACATGCTTATAGCCATGATCAACAGTTCCTTTCAGGAAATTGAG GGCGACGCAGATGTTGAGTGGAAATTTGCTCGTGCCAAACTGTGGTTCACTTACTTTGAGGAAGGCAGAACTCTACCTGTGCCCTTTAACCTGGTACCCAGTCCAAAGTCTTTTCTGATGATCGCTATGGGAACCAAATCCCTCTTCATGGATCTCATCCAGAGTCAGATGGCAAAGGGGGAGTCAGAGATGAATGAG CTGAGCGAAAAACGAGATGGAAGTTCATCACGACCAAGCAGATACCAG AAGATCATGAAGCGACTGATTAAGAGATACATAATCAAAGCACAGAGTGACAGGGAGAGCGATGAAGTCAATGAAG GTGAACTAAAGGAGATCAAACAGGACATTTCAAGTTTGCGTTTTGAGTTGCTGGAAGAAAAATCCCACAACTTAAAGGAACTTGCTGAGCTCATCAGGCGACTTGAGGAGAAACTGTAG